One region of Acidobacteriota bacterium genomic DNA includes:
- a CDS encoding glycosyltransferase — protein sequence MSDGPSPGLPPGADRPAEPTPVPDPLSGGGTPAISVIVPSYNSRWTIPHTLESLRRQEGAPPFEVRVVDSSDDGTGDLLEKDFPDVDLHRMAGRTFQGRARNLAARAARGGVLAFIDADCVADPHWVRRIGEAFADPAVQAVGGVLTNANPKNAVSRAMFVIQFHPYLLAGGRQAVGNLPANNLAYRRDLFLQYGGFPESMGSSEETLLHNRFREDGVTLWFDPGIRVAHFNLDRWGVYLGHQAKQGRFYRIARFQADLPGSRALNSLLLTPLFPVYRFFRCLPALLREVKGPARRAATAFPLLAGLVAFSWGEVHGHLTRRRYPPPG from the coding sequence ATGAGTGACGGACCTTCCCCCGGCCTCCCCCCCGGCGCCGACCGGCCAGCGGAACCAACCCCCGTCCCGGACCCGCTTTCGGGAGGGGGGACGCCTGCCATCTCGGTGATCGTCCCCTCCTACAACAGCCGCTGGACCATCCCGCACACGCTGGAGAGCCTGCGCCGGCAGGAGGGCGCCCCCCCCTTCGAGGTCCGCGTGGTGGACTCCTCCGACGACGGCACCGGGGACCTCCTGGAGAAGGATTTCCCGGACGTCGATCTGCACCGGATGGCGGGGCGGACCTTCCAGGGCCGGGCGCGGAACCTCGCGGCCCGGGCGGCGAGGGGCGGGGTCCTCGCCTTCATCGACGCGGACTGCGTCGCCGACCCGCACTGGGTCCGGCGGATCGGGGAGGCCTTCGCCGACCCGGCCGTGCAGGCCGTGGGGGGGGTGCTCACCAACGCCAACCCGAAAAACGCGGTCAGCCGGGCCATGTTCGTGATCCAGTTCCACCCCTACCTCCTCGCGGGGGGCCGCCAGGCCGTCGGGAACCTCCCCGCCAACAACCTCGCCTACCGCCGGGACCTGTTCCTGCAGTACGGGGGGTTCCCCGAGTCCATGGGTTCCTCCGAGGAAACCCTGCTCCACAACCGCTTCCGGGAGGATGGCGTCACCCTCTGGTTCGACCCCGGGATCCGCGTGGCCCACTTCAACCTGGACCGCTGGGGAGTCTACCTCGGGCACCAGGCCAAGCAGGGGCGCTTCTACCGCATCGCCCGCTTCCAGGCCGACCTCCCGGGCTCCCGGGCCCTCAACAGCCTCCTCCTCACCCCGCTCTTCCCCGTCTACCGCTTCTTCCGCTGCCTGCCCGCCCTCCTGCGGGAAGTGAAAGGCCCCGCCCGGCGCGCCGCCACCGCGTTCCCCCTCCTGGCGGGCCTCGTCGCCTTCTCCTGGGGGGAGGTCCACGGCCACCTCACCCGCCGGCGCTACCCCCCGCCGGGATGA
- a CDS encoding adenylyl-sulfate kinase gives MRDAGPSPENLQVVLAGHVDHGKSTLLGRLYADTGTIPESLVERVRDICERQGKPFEHAFLFDAFLEEQEQGVTIDTARTFFHWKGRRYTVIDAPGHHEFIKNMVTGAARAEAAVLVIDAGEGVREQSRRHGYLLGLLGVRQIAVAVNKMDLAGFGEEAFEAIRGEIRAFLARLGITPRWVVPVSARQGDNVTTPSERMPWYTGPTVLGCLEGFTKPLPPGDAPLRFPIQDVYKFDTRRVLAGRVESGTLRVGDRLVFSPSNKATTVRSVEAFNVPHPPLSAAAGQCTGITLEDQLFLERGEIASHKERPPEVSDRFRANLFWLGTAPLAPGRSYVLRLATRDVEMQVEEITRVLDASTLEPREHPAEIRRHDAAEVVVRTVRPIALDRFEDLEATGRFVVVDGFDIRGGGIVTGILEGERDRFRREARRRDLEWREGEIREEERVTRNGHQSGLVLFTGPSGSGKARLGRILERKLFNNGRQVFLLDGKNLRAGLDADIAPGSGTEAARRFGEVAVILLRAGFIVVCVTNDIPQEDHPVIRDLVHPHPVVNVHMDKVEAPPPPAADLFFRSDADFRAAARAIRDRMEAVGILF, from the coding sequence ATGAGAGACGCCGGCCCTTCCCCCGAGAATCTGCAGGTGGTCCTGGCGGGCCACGTGGACCACGGCAAGTCGACGCTCCTGGGGCGGCTCTACGCCGACACGGGCACCATCCCGGAGTCCCTGGTGGAGAGGGTGCGCGACATCTGCGAGCGCCAGGGGAAACCCTTCGAGCACGCCTTCCTCTTCGACGCCTTCCTGGAGGAGCAGGAGCAGGGGGTCACCATCGACACGGCCCGCACCTTCTTTCACTGGAAGGGGCGCCGCTACACCGTCATCGACGCCCCCGGGCACCACGAGTTCATCAAGAACATGGTGACGGGCGCCGCCCGCGCCGAGGCCGCCGTCCTGGTGATCGACGCCGGCGAGGGCGTCCGGGAGCAGTCGCGACGGCACGGGTACCTCCTGGGCCTGCTCGGGGTGCGCCAGATCGCCGTGGCGGTCAACAAGATGGACCTGGCCGGGTTCGGGGAGGAGGCCTTCGAGGCTATCCGCGGGGAGATCCGCGCTTTCCTGGCGCGCCTGGGGATCACGCCGCGGTGGGTGGTCCCCGTCAGCGCCCGGCAGGGAGACAACGTGACGACCCCCTCCGAGCGGATGCCCTGGTACACGGGCCCCACGGTGCTGGGCTGCCTCGAGGGGTTCACGAAGCCCCTCCCGCCCGGGGACGCCCCCCTGCGCTTCCCCATCCAGGACGTCTACAAGTTCGACACCCGGCGGGTCCTGGCGGGGCGGGTCGAGTCCGGCACGTTGCGGGTCGGCGACCGCCTGGTCTTCTCCCCCTCCAACAAGGCGACGACCGTGCGCAGCGTGGAGGCCTTCAACGTCCCCCACCCGCCCCTGTCCGCCGCGGCGGGACAGTGCACCGGCATCACCCTGGAGGACCAGCTCTTCCTCGAGCGGGGCGAGATCGCCTCCCACAAGGAGCGGCCCCCGGAGGTCTCCGACCGCTTCCGGGCCAACCTTTTCTGGCTGGGGACGGCGCCCCTGGCCCCCGGCCGCAGCTATGTGCTCCGCCTGGCCACCCGGGACGTGGAGATGCAGGTGGAGGAGATCACCCGAGTCCTCGACGCCTCCACCCTGGAGCCCCGGGAGCACCCCGCGGAGATCCGCCGTCACGACGCCGCCGAGGTGGTCGTCCGCACCGTCCGCCCCATCGCCCTGGACCGCTTCGAGGACCTGGAGGCCACGGGCCGCTTCGTGGTGGTCGATGGTTTCGACATCCGGGGGGGCGGGATCGTCACGGGCATCCTGGAGGGCGAGCGCGACCGGTTCCGCCGGGAGGCCCGCCGCCGCGACCTCGAGTGGCGGGAGGGGGAGATCCGCGAGGAGGAGCGCGTGACCCGCAACGGGCACCAGTCCGGGCTGGTCCTCTTCACCGGGCCCTCGGGAAGCGGCAAGGCGAGGCTCGGGCGCATCCTGGAGCGGAAGCTCTTCAACAACGGCCGTCAGGTCTTCCTCCTGGACGGCAAGAACCTCCGGGCGGGGCTCGACGCCGACATCGCCCCCGGGAGCGGGACCGAGGCCGCGCGCCGCTTCGGCGAGGTGGCGGTCATCCTGCTCCGCGCGGGCTTCATCGTGGTGTGCGTCACCAACGACATCCCCCAGGAGGACCACCCCGTCATCCGGGACCTGGTCCACCCGCACCCGGTGGTGAACGTTCACATGGACAAGGTCGAGGCGCCCCCCCCACCCGCCGCCGACCTCTTCTTCCGGAGCGACGCCGATTTCCGTGCCGCCGCCCGGGCCATCCGGGACCGGATGGAGGCCGTGGGGATCCTTTTCTGA
- a CDS encoding sulfate adenylyltransferase subunit 2 — translation MKHLTELENRSVYILREAYKHFDRLCMLWSIGKDSTVLLWLVRKAFFGHCPIPLVHLDTAYKIPEMIAYRDRLAAEWGLNLVVAKNRAALDAGMHPDRGRIACCTALKTDALRIALEEKGYNGVIVGVRSDEEGTRAKERYFSPRDERNEWDFRDQPPELWDQFKTRFAPGTHVRIHPLLDWTEINVWEYIREEQIPVIPLYFDRGDGKRYRSLGCWPCTFPVSSTASTVDDIIRELRATRVAERAGRAQDADRGMEKLRKDGYM, via the coding sequence ATGAAACACCTGACGGAACTGGAGAACCGCTCCGTCTACATCCTGCGGGAAGCCTACAAGCACTTCGACCGCCTCTGCATGCTCTGGTCCATCGGGAAGGACTCCACCGTGCTGCTCTGGCTGGTCCGGAAAGCGTTTTTCGGCCATTGCCCCATCCCGCTGGTCCACCTGGACACGGCCTACAAGATCCCCGAGATGATCGCCTACCGCGACCGGCTGGCGGCGGAGTGGGGCTTGAACCTCGTGGTGGCGAAGAACCGGGCAGCCCTGGACGCCGGCATGCATCCCGACCGGGGGCGCATCGCGTGCTGCACGGCCCTCAAGACCGACGCCCTCCGGATCGCCCTCGAAGAGAAGGGCTACAACGGCGTGATCGTGGGGGTCCGCTCCGACGAGGAGGGGACCCGGGCCAAGGAGCGCTACTTCTCCCCCCGGGACGAGCGCAACGAGTGGGACTTCCGCGACCAGCCCCCCGAGTTGTGGGACCAGTTCAAGACCCGCTTCGCCCCCGGCACCCACGTCCGCATCCACCCGCTCCTCGACTGGACCGAGATCAACGTCTGGGAGTACATCCGGGAGGAGCAGATCCCCGTGATCCCCCTCTACTTCGACCGGGGCGACGGGAAGCGCTACCGCAGCCTGGGTTGCTGGCCCTGCACCTTCCCGGTCTCCTCCACCGCCTCCACCGTGGACGACATCATCCGCGAACTGCGCGCCACGCGGGTGGCGGAGCGGGCGGGCCGGGCCCAGGACGCCGACCGCGGCATGGAAAAACTCCGGAAGGACGGGTACATGTGA
- the cysC gene encoding adenylyl-sulfate kinase, whose amino-acid sequence MCDTRQELNPCPRALGVNDRRRLNGHGSWLVWLTGLSGSGKSTLARMLEAELHRRGRRVFHLDGDHLRTGLNAGLGFSAEDRRENIRRAGEVARLLVEAGLGVVAAFISPYRADRDRVRALFAPGEFAEVHVRCSLETCERRDVNGLYRKARAGGLPGFTGIDDPYEEPLEPELVLDTEALSPAGALDRLLALTDGLEARQRPSWAGAPGQGAEEVS is encoded by the coding sequence ATGTGTGACACCCGGCAAGAACTCAACCCCTGCCCCCGCGCCCTCGGCGTGAACGACCGGCGGCGCCTGAACGGGCACGGTTCCTGGCTGGTCTGGCTCACGGGGCTGTCCGGCTCCGGCAAGTCGACCCTGGCGCGGATGCTGGAGGCCGAACTTCACCGCCGCGGGCGGCGGGTCTTCCACCTGGACGGAGACCATCTTCGCACGGGCCTGAACGCCGGGCTCGGCTTCTCGGCGGAGGACCGGCGGGAGAACATCCGCCGCGCCGGGGAGGTCGCGAGGCTCCTGGTGGAGGCCGGGCTGGGCGTGGTCGCCGCCTTCATCTCCCCCTACCGGGCGGACCGGGACCGGGTCCGGGCCCTCTTCGCCCCGGGCGAGTTCGCCGAGGTCCACGTGCGCTGCAGCCTCGAGACCTGCGAGCGCCGGGACGTGAACGGGCTCTACCGGAAGGCCCGGGCCGGCGGGCTCCCCGGCTTCACCGGCATCGACGACCCCTACGAGGAGCCCCTCGAGCCCGAGCTGGTCCTGGACACCGAGGCGTTGTCCCCCGCCGGGGCCCTCGACCGGCTGCTCGCCCTGACGGACGGCCTGGAAGCCCGCCAGCGGCCGTCCTGGGCGGGTGCACCCGGGCAGGGAGCGGAGGAGGTTTCATGA
- a CDS encoding ABC transporter permease — protein sequence MSTARAGESRGRLGRALLQVGFFGGLVLLWHGLHAARIWDPVLFPSPLQVAQSFWTGFANGSYPAAAAASLQRLLLGYALSVTGGVPLGLLLGRVRWADATIGSLALGLQAIPSICWLPLAILWFGLGEEGMLFVVVMGSLMALTLSVRDGVRAIPPLYLRAARMLGAGARQAYLHVVLPASLPAVVTGAKMGWSFAWRSLMAAELLYVDTGLGALLTTGRELHDMPQVVAVMGVIMLLGLLADRLVFGYLERKIQERWGHEPQGSGWGL from the coding sequence ATGAGCACCGCGCGCGCCGGGGAAAGCCGCGGACGTCTCGGCCGGGCCCTGCTGCAGGTCGGCTTCTTCGGGGGCCTGGTCCTCCTCTGGCACGGCCTCCACGCCGCCCGGATCTGGGACCCCGTGCTTTTCCCCTCGCCGCTCCAGGTGGCGCAGTCCTTCTGGACGGGGTTCGCCAACGGGAGCTACCCGGCGGCCGCGGCAGCCAGCCTGCAGCGGCTCCTGCTGGGGTACGCCTTGTCCGTGACGGGCGGCGTTCCCCTGGGCCTCCTCCTGGGGCGCGTCCGGTGGGCCGACGCCACCATCGGCTCCCTGGCGCTGGGCCTCCAGGCCATCCCCAGCATCTGCTGGCTCCCCCTGGCCATCCTGTGGTTCGGCCTGGGCGAGGAGGGGATGCTCTTCGTGGTGGTCATGGGCTCCCTGATGGCCCTCACCCTGTCAGTGCGCGACGGCGTCCGGGCCATCCCGCCCCTCTACCTTCGCGCGGCCCGCATGCTGGGCGCCGGCGCGCGGCAGGCCTACCTCCACGTGGTGCTCCCCGCGTCCCTCCCCGCCGTGGTCACCGGCGCCAAGATGGGGTGGTCCTTCGCGTGGCGCTCCCTCATGGCCGCCGAGCTGCTCTACGTGGACACCGGCCTCGGCGCCCTGCTGACCACGGGGCGGGAACTGCACGACATGCCCCAGGTGGTGGCCGTCATGGGCGTCATCATGCTCCTGGGCCTGCTGGCCGACCGCCTGGTCTTCGGCTACCTGGAGCGGAAGATCCAGGAACGGTGGGGCCACGAGCCCCAGGGCTCGGGATGGGGTTTGTGA
- a CDS encoding ABC transporter ATP-binding protein: MAPGEFLCVVGSSGCGKSTLLNLVAGLEKPDRGEVRIGGVPVTGPSRECGMIFQEPPLFPWLNASQNVAFALRMAGLPPRERTERAHSLLRTVGLTDFARAWPHELSGGMRQRVALAAALAKDPEILLMDEPFAALDAQTRDELHEELERIWQTTRKTVIFVTHNVREAVRLGERVILMSVRGGSIHREYPVDLPRGRHLEDVELVRIASVIRDDLRSQAGPGAVAPEASAPAAGGGS; the protein is encoded by the coding sequence ATGGCCCCGGGGGAGTTCCTCTGCGTGGTGGGGTCCTCGGGCTGCGGCAAGTCCACCCTCCTCAATCTCGTCGCCGGGCTGGAGAAGCCCGACCGGGGCGAGGTCCGCATCGGCGGCGTCCCCGTCACGGGACCCTCGCGCGAGTGCGGGATGATCTTCCAGGAACCGCCCCTCTTCCCCTGGCTCAACGCGTCGCAGAACGTGGCCTTCGCCCTGCGCATGGCGGGCCTTCCCCCCCGGGAGCGCACCGAGCGGGCCCACTCGCTCCTCCGCACGGTGGGGCTGACCGACTTCGCCCGGGCCTGGCCTCACGAGCTTTCGGGCGGCATGCGCCAGCGGGTCGCCCTGGCCGCCGCCCTGGCCAAGGACCCCGAGATCCTGCTCATGGACGAGCCCTTCGCCGCCCTGGACGCCCAGACCCGCGACGAACTCCACGAGGAACTGGAGCGGATCTGGCAGACCACCCGCAAGACGGTGATCTTCGTGACCCACAACGTCCGCGAGGCCGTCCGGCTCGGTGAGCGGGTGATCCTGATGTCCGTCCGGGGCGGGTCGATCCACCGGGAGTACCCGGTCGACCTCCCCCGCGGACGCCACCTCGAGGACGTGGAGCTGGTGCGGATCGCCTCCGTGATTCGGGACGACCTCCGTTCCCAGGCCGGCCCGGGGGCCGTTGCGCCGGAGGCCTCGGCACCGGCGGCGGGAGGCGGGTCATGA
- a CDS encoding aliphatic sulfonate ABC transporter substrate-binding protein, whose amino-acid sequence MTFNFSPLCLLPAPRRRAAGLRSLAAVPAVVALLLAGAACGRKDGVASGTLRVGYFANITHAQAIIGRAKGTFEAKTGLPVAYKVFNAGPTEMEALLAGEIDIAYVGPNPAINAYLRAGKGALRIVAGATSGGASLVVRRELGLRAPADLKGRTVASPELGNTQDITLRAWLKQQGFTPGTDVKVKPVKNPEILMLFRQGSLDAAWVPEPWATRLCREAGGEILIDETSLWPGGRFTTAVLVVREDWVRQRPDVVRKFVEAHVETTRWSLDHPAEAVDVIRAGLEAVMQKPLSREILSEAFSRMKLTWDPGVASMRESAARARDLGYLPPGYGPDDIGGLFELAPLGAVLQAMNLPPVQP is encoded by the coding sequence ATGACCTTTAATTTCAGCCCGTTGTGTCTTCTCCCGGCACCGCGTCGGCGCGCCGCCGGCCTTCGATCCCTCGCCGCGGTCCCCGCCGTGGTCGCCCTCCTGCTCGCCGGCGCCGCCTGCGGTCGAAAGGACGGCGTCGCCTCGGGGACCCTCCGTGTCGGCTACTTCGCCAACATCACCCACGCCCAGGCCATCATCGGACGCGCCAAGGGGACCTTCGAGGCGAAGACGGGCCTGCCGGTGGCCTACAAGGTCTTCAACGCCGGCCCGACGGAGATGGAGGCGCTCCTGGCCGGCGAGATCGACATCGCCTACGTCGGCCCCAACCCCGCCATCAACGCCTACCTCCGCGCCGGCAAGGGCGCCCTGCGCATCGTCGCCGGCGCCACCTCGGGCGGGGCCTCGCTGGTGGTCCGCAGGGAACTGGGCCTCCGTGCCCCGGCCGACCTGAAGGGGCGCACCGTGGCCTCGCCGGAACTGGGCAACACCCAGGACATCACCCTGAGGGCCTGGCTGAAGCAGCAGGGGTTCACCCCGGGGACGGACGTCAAGGTCAAGCCGGTGAAGAACCCCGAGATCCTCATGCTCTTCCGCCAGGGGAGCCTGGACGCCGCGTGGGTCCCCGAGCCCTGGGCCACCCGCCTGTGCCGGGAGGCGGGGGGGGAGATCCTGATCGACGAGACTTCCCTGTGGCCCGGGGGCCGGTTCACCACCGCGGTCCTGGTGGTCCGGGAGGACTGGGTCCGGCAGCGCCCCGACGTGGTCCGAAAGTTCGTCGAAGCCCACGTGGAGACCACCCGGTGGTCCCTGGACCACCCGGCGGAAGCGGTGGACGTCATCCGGGCCGGCCTCGAGGCCGTCATGCAGAAACCCCTGTCCCGGGAAATCCTGTCGGAGGCGTTTTCCCGCATGAAGCTGACCTGGGACCCGGGGGTCGCCTCCATGAGGGAGTCGGCGGCCCGGGCCCGGGACCTGGGTTACCTGCCGCCGGGGTACGGTCCCGACGACATCGGGGGACTGTTCGAGCTCGCCCCGCTCGGTGCCGTGCTGCAGGCGATGAACCTTCCCCCGGTCCAACCCTGA
- the ligA gene encoding NAD-dependent DNA ligase LigA codes for METNDAILREIDADRGEIDADGREIEDLRREIRRHEHLYYVLDRPEIDDAAFDALMRRLRDLEALHPDLVTPDSPTQRVGGKPSESFPSRAHEVPMLSLDNTYDEGDLREFDARVRKLLPGEAFSYTAELKYDGLSMSLIYADGRLAAAVTRGDGATGEVVTPSIRTIRAVPLALSASAPGGPVPSTAAVTGSGAAPAPGPTSPGRPRQPILPGFLSEESPAPTAAPPPEPEFRLTPPVPPRREAPLLEAPGVPPAPAPATPTGARLEVRGEVVMPVKSFERLNEQRKRDGEPLFANPRNAAAGSIRNLDPRVSASRKLDFYAWGVIAEGLAFARHADALAYLRALGFKVGEPFAVCDSLEEVLAFIRRVDPLRDALPMEIDGVVVKVNEIALQERLGSTSKCPRWAVAYKFPARRTATRINAIVVQVGRTGALTPVAEFDPVFLDGSLVQRATLHNPDEVERLDVRVGDWVFIEKGGDIIPKVVSVIPEKREGDPPPFRMPDHCPVCGGGVFREPEEAVLRCVSADCRARLRASLLHFASRKAMDVQGLGESLVDQLLEKGHVKGIPDLYALDGTELAGLERMGKKSARNLLDELDKSRKLPLRRLLFGLGIRFVGERTAKVLARRYRTLDALAAAPAEGLAETPEVGPVIAGSVRAFFDEPSNLALVERLRASGLSFEETGDAAVQGVLFAAGGESAETGEGPCAGESPDGTGPGGTPAGGSGGVLAVGPAGAAGAGPESDRTPSGSPPPRPSAPGGTGSPASGTPPPESPAAVDFFSGRTFVLTGALAAMTRDEASERIERLGGRTASSVSRKTDFLICGADAGSKLNKARSLGIPVLTEAEFLEKLK; via the coding sequence ATGGAAACCAACGATGCCATTCTCCGGGAGATCGATGCCGACCGCGGGGAGATCGACGCCGACGGCCGGGAAATCGAGGACCTCCGCCGGGAGATCCGGCGCCACGAGCACCTCTACTACGTCCTCGACCGGCCCGAGATCGACGATGCCGCGTTCGACGCCCTGATGCGCCGCCTCCGGGACCTGGAGGCGCTCCACCCCGACCTCGTCACCCCCGACTCCCCCACCCAGCGCGTGGGCGGCAAACCCTCCGAGAGCTTCCCCTCCCGGGCCCACGAGGTCCCCATGCTGAGCCTGGACAACACCTACGACGAGGGGGACCTCCGGGAGTTCGACGCCCGGGTGCGCAAGCTCCTCCCGGGGGAGGCCTTCTCCTACACCGCCGAACTCAAGTACGACGGCCTCAGCATGTCCCTGATCTACGCGGACGGCCGCCTCGCCGCCGCCGTCACCCGGGGCGACGGGGCCACGGGAGAGGTGGTGACGCCGAGCATCCGGACCATCCGGGCCGTCCCGCTCGCGCTGAGCGCTTCGGCGCCGGGCGGCCCCGTGCCGTCCACCGCCGCCGTGACGGGGTCCGGGGCCGCTCCCGCGCCCGGGCCGACGTCCCCGGGGCGCCCCCGCCAGCCAATCCTGCCCGGGTTCCTGTCGGAAGAGTCCCCGGCGCCGACCGCGGCGCCCCCCCCGGAACCCGAGTTCCGTCTCACGCCACCTGTCCCGCCGCGCCGGGAGGCCCCGCTGCTCGAAGCCCCCGGCGTACCGCCCGCCCCCGCGCCCGCCACACCCACCGGGGCGCGCCTGGAGGTCCGGGGCGAGGTGGTGATGCCGGTGAAGAGCTTCGAGCGGCTCAACGAACAGCGCAAGCGCGACGGGGAACCCCTCTTCGCCAACCCGCGCAACGCCGCGGCGGGGAGCATCCGCAACCTCGACCCCCGCGTCAGCGCCTCGCGGAAGCTCGACTTCTACGCCTGGGGCGTCATCGCGGAAGGGCTGGCCTTCGCCCGCCACGCCGACGCCCTGGCGTACCTCCGGGCGCTCGGCTTCAAGGTGGGCGAGCCCTTCGCCGTCTGCGACTCCCTGGAGGAGGTCCTGGCCTTCATCCGCCGGGTGGACCCCCTCCGGGACGCCCTCCCCATGGAGATCGACGGCGTGGTGGTGAAGGTCAACGAGATCGCCCTCCAGGAACGCCTCGGGAGCACCTCCAAGTGCCCCCGCTGGGCCGTGGCCTACAAGTTCCCCGCCCGGCGGACCGCCACCCGCATCAACGCCATCGTGGTGCAGGTGGGGCGCACGGGGGCGCTGACCCCCGTGGCCGAGTTCGACCCCGTCTTCCTGGACGGCTCGCTGGTGCAGCGGGCCACCCTCCACAACCCCGACGAGGTGGAGCGCCTGGACGTGCGGGTCGGGGACTGGGTCTTCATCGAGAAGGGCGGCGACATCATCCCCAAGGTGGTGAGCGTGATCCCCGAGAAGCGCGAGGGCGACCCGCCCCCCTTCCGAATGCCCGACCACTGCCCCGTCTGCGGCGGCGGCGTCTTCCGGGAGCCCGAGGAGGCGGTGCTGCGCTGCGTCTCCGCGGACTGCCGGGCGCGGCTTCGGGCCTCGCTCCTCCACTTCGCCTCCCGGAAGGCCATGGACGTCCAGGGCCTGGGCGAGTCCCTGGTGGACCAACTCCTGGAGAAGGGCCACGTGAAGGGAATCCCCGACCTCTACGCGCTGGACGGGACGGAACTCGCGGGGCTGGAGCGGATGGGGAAGAAGTCCGCCCGCAACCTCCTCGACGAGCTGGACAAGAGCCGGAAACTGCCGCTTCGCCGCCTCCTCTTCGGGCTCGGGATCCGCTTCGTGGGCGAGCGCACCGCCAAGGTCCTGGCCCGGCGGTACCGGACCCTGGACGCCCTCGCCGCCGCCCCGGCCGAGGGACTCGCCGAGACGCCCGAGGTGGGCCCCGTCATCGCCGGGAGCGTCCGGGCCTTCTTCGACGAGCCGTCGAACCTCGCGCTGGTGGAGCGCCTGCGGGCCTCGGGGCTCAGCTTCGAGGAGACCGGGGACGCCGCCGTCCAGGGCGTGCTCTTCGCCGCCGGGGGCGAGTCGGCGGAAACTGGAGAGGGGCCCTGTGCCGGGGAGTCCCCCGACGGGACGGGGCCGGGCGGGACGCCCGCCGGCGGGAGTGGCGGGGTCCTCGCGGTCGGGCCCGCGGGGGCCGCCGGGGCCGGCCCCGAGAGTGACCGAACCCCTTCCGGCAGCCCGCCACCAAGGCCTTCCGCCCCAGGCGGCACGGGATCGCCGGCATCCGGCACGCCGCCGCCCGAATCCCCCGCCGCCGTCGATTTCTTCTCCGGCCGCACCTTCGTGCTGACCGGGGCCCTCGCCGCCATGACCCGGGACGAGGCTTCCGAGCGGATCGAGCGCCTGGGCGGCCGCACCGCCTCGTCCGTCAGCCGGAAGACCGACTTTTTGATCTGCGGCGCCGACGCCGGCTCCAAGCTCAACAAGGCCCGCTCCCTCGGCATCCCCGTTCTCACCGAGGCGGAGTTCCTGGAAAAACTGAAGTAG